DNA from Rubripirellula lacrimiformis:
AGCTTTGGCAAGCTTCTGTTGCTCTGCGGTGGCGAGTTCAATTGTGGGTGGGCCGGTCCGGGGTTCCTCTTTTCGGCGTGGGTAGTTGCGACTTTTCTTTTTACTTGCGCGGTCGTATGTATCCGTCAACGCACCGGCCAAGAGACTCCGAAGCGATTCGCCCCGCGCGGGTATCTCGTTGGGGCAGTGCAGGATGTTTTGCAATATTCGTAACACCATCGCGACGCTCGTTTGAGCCGCCGGTTCGATCCGATCGATTTGTTCGCGAAGCGCCAGTAACTGCGCCATCCAAAGACCGACAAGCGACCAGGTTAACTCGTGCTCGACGACATCCGGCGTTCGCCCGAGCAGTTTCGAACGACCGTAAGTTTGCTTTAAGGATCGGAATTGCACTTCGATTCCCCAGCGTTTTCGATAAATTTCCCCAGCACGCGAATCACTTAACTTGCGTAAGTTCAATTCGTTGGTGACGAGATAGACTTCGCCACGTCCGTCGTGAAAGCGAAGTAGCCGAAGGACCAACGGCGGCTGCTTGCGTTGCTGTTTTTCTTTCGGCCAGCAGTACACGATGCCATCACGTTCGCGAACCCGTCCAAGTTGCTTCAGGAAGCGACAATTGCTTCCGACACGCGTCAGGAAGTGATGGCCGTGGCTGTCGATCGCGTTCCAAAAGTCGTAGCCGACGAAACCAGCATCACCGCAGATGAGCGTGTTTTTCGGTAGGTCTAAAGCATTCAGCATTTCCAACAGATGGGCTCGTTCGCTGGAATAACTCGGTCCGATTTTCCATGCCCATGGCAATCGCTGTCCGACATGCCACAGTAGCGTAAGCCAGACTTGAGGACCGACGGGCTGCGGATTGTAGTTCTTCTTTTTGCTCACCGGTTTTCGTTTGTTGGCGTGTCGACCACGCTTGTTCTTCTTGTTCTTCTTGTTCTTCTTGTTCTTCTTCGATCCCCTTTTGTTCTTTGGCTTGCAGAACCGCTTCTCGTTGGCCAGGGTTCGGCAAGCATCCAAGCGGGAACCGTCGACGGCCAACACCAACCAAATCCCAATGCGAAAACTTGCTTGATCTGTCTTCTCCATCAAATGATGCATTCGTTGGACCAGTGGCGGAAGGATTTGCTCGGTGTACTTCTGCAGTGCAGTGATCAGCGTCTGATACGAATGAATCCCGGTCGTACCGAATAAGCTCTCGACACTTTTGATCGCGTCTTTGGTGGATTCGACGAGCAATGATTGACTACTCCAAACCCATA
Protein-coding regions in this window:
- a CDS encoding IS4 family transposase — translated: MSNSGKDAASKQKQSMTQGEQLAKAIRWIANDQLFAKVRVHGNANWVPTHLMQVAILWVWSSQSLLVESTKDAIKSVESLFGTTGIHSYQTLITALQKYTEQILPPLVQRMHHLMEKTDQASFRIGIWLVLAVDGSRLDACRTLANEKRFCKPKNKRGSKKNKKNKKNKKNKRGRHANKRKPVSKKKNYNPQPVGPQVWLTLLWHVGQRLPWAWKIGPSYSSERAHLLEMLNALDLPKNTLICGDAGFVGYDFWNAIDSHGHHFLTRVGSNCRFLKQLGRVRERDGIVYCWPKEKQQRKQPPLVLRLLRFHDGRGEVYLVTNELNLRKLSDSRAGEIYRKRWGIEVQFRSLKQTYGRSKLLGRTPDVVEHELTWSLVGLWMAQLLALREQIDRIEPAAQTSVAMVLRILQNILHCPNEIPARGESLRSLLAGALTDTYDRASKKKSRNYPRRKEEPRTGPPTIELATAEQQKLAKATLDLSNAA